The Paenibacillus sp. FSL H7-0357 nucleotide sequence AGGCCTCCCAGGGAACAGAACTGAGGATAAGATAGTTCATCGCCGTCCCCCTCCCTCACTGGGAGATGGCGATGATTCTCCGCCGCGAAGCCCGGCAATGTACCCTATAGTCAGTGTTTCTGCGGGAACGAGCTGCAGGCTGCGGCGGGTCGGCTCCTCCCGCCGCCCAATTCGGCCAGGCATAATTCCGCCCCGGTGGGCCGTACGTTCAAGCGGAAGAAACAGCGGAAGCCCCCCGGTCAATGGCCCCTGCAGCCCATCTTTCTGGCTCACCACAATATCGGTTGAACCCTGCCGCACAGCCTGCACAATTCTCTCCACATAACGGGTGTCATATTCTGCAGAAGCGGACAAATACACTACTGCTGCACTTTCGTAGAGTGCGGAGACATTCTCCAGCGCATGCAGCCAAGGTTTTTCTCCCTGTACCGTAATCACCGCATCCCTCTCCTGAACCGGAAATTCGGAAGCAATATCGTTTGCGCTGTCTCTGATCCATACCCAGCGGATATTGTCATAACTCTGCTGTTCTTGCAGCAGCTGACGCCGCTTAAGCGATATTTCTGTGTTCCACTTCTCTTCAAAATAAACAACTGCTGTCACCAGTGGAACGGTCACGGAAGATTTGCCGAGCGGTATCGCGGGCTGCTGCGGAGAGACGGAAAGCTCCGCAGGTACCAGGAGACTTCCTCCACCCCCAGAGACGCCGGGCAAATTCCATTTGGCGCAGTACGCCCGTCCGCCTTCCTCCTCAGCTCCTTGGTCCATGCCATTCAAAGAACAACTTCCGTCCTCAAGCGGATGAAGCGTGTGAACATACAAAGCATCACTGAGCGCGAGCCTTCTTCCCAGCTGCCGGGCCCGCAGGCACCAATCGGCCACCATCAGACGCCGCTGGCGGAGCGATGCATCGAAACCGCCCACCCTGAGCAGCAGTTCCCTGGTGAAGAGCAGGCAGGCACCACTTAGCACTTCCACATTACGCCATTCGCCTTGCCGCCGAAGCCGGGTATGGTTTACGTATGCGGACAGTTTTGAGAAATCGTCAAACCACTGCAGTTCCCTGCCTTCCGCTTCTTCCGTAGAGGAACGCGGGGCAACTACCCCGACAACCGGATCATCAATGGCCGGCCAGAGCAGATCGGCGAGCCAGCCTGCAGTGACCATGACGGAATCCTGAAGCAATACGACAAATGAGGTCTCGGCATATGCCAAGGCCTCATTCACCCTAAATTCCCCGTTCCTGTAGGGGAGAAAAGACACGGCATGTTCTCCAGAGAACTGCTCCGAGAGGGGCTGCAAAGCAAAATCCTCTTCCAGCGGAACGCCAATCACACGGACGCCAGGGCCGGAATGCAGCAGCAGGAGCCGCAAGCATTCTGCACTCCATGCGGCGCAGCGCAGTTCAACCACAATTGTTATTCCGTCTATTACCGGAAGCGGCAGTAATCCTTCACGCTCCAGATAGCTGTATCTTCCGGCCAGACGCTCCAAGCGGTCAGAATCCATAGAATCATACGGCATCAGGCTCACACTCCATTAGTTAAAACTGTGCTACCTATAGTGTATGAACGCTACGCGGTGATATCCCTGTTCCATTGGCGGATTTTTCCGGATTCTCCCAAATTAAATCCAATTCACCTATACTATTCGCCGCCACCCTCAATCGCCGCTCCGCCGTTACCTGCGTTTCCGGCATTGCCGGAAGTATTGCTGCTCGCGGGCGGATCATTCGTGCTGCCGCTCTGCGGATCTTTGCTCTCGCCGCTTTCATCAGTATCCGAACCGCCCTCGCCAGTTCCGCTCTTCTCCCCGCTTGCCTGCGGAGCCGGAATGGCAATGCCCGGTGCGTTGTTTCCATTCTCACCGACTGGCTGGCCTTGATTGTCGTAGTAGTACATCGGAACATCGCCGACAACCATCAGATAAGATACAGGAATTTCTGTATCCACTACCTGCGGCTCCATGTCGAACGGAATGACAACCGCAACCTCAGTGACAACATGAATGAAGACCTCAACCAGAATCATATTAATTCCGGCATTTTTTTGGCGGGTGTTCAGCTCTACTTTAACTGCGCCCTGAGGTTCGATCTTGATCGGCACATCCGGCCCGAAGGAAGCGATGAGCGGACTGCCCAGCGCCTGACCGAGCGGGATACGCTCCGTCTGATTATGCAGCTCCTGCAGCGTGGACTGAATGACCTCCGCCGCCTGCGAGGTAATCCGCATATGCTCTCTATAATTGAGCATAAAGCCCGATATTTTGCCTTCCTTATCCGTCTTCCAGTCAATCAGCGCTTCGGCATCTCCTGCATCGGCCACCTGTGAGGTAATCGCCTTATTGATCGACTCCGTGGCAATTTGCTTCACCCGGATTTGCGCCAGATGAATAATCGGCGGCTTCAAATGCTGCTCGACATAACGCAGGCCTTGAAGCACCGCCAATATCAGCAGCAGGCTCAGGATGATCCAGAAGCGGCCCCGTCTGCGCGGCTTTTGCGTCTTCTGGACGGATACGGAAACCGCCTTCTTCCGCTCGCCTCCGCCGGAGAAGCTGAACCCGCTCCCCCGTCTTTTTGGCGAGAACCGCGCTCCTTGTCCAGCGGCTCTGATTCCCGGCTTGGCCGGTTTCGCCTTAAACGCCGGGCTTCGCCCGGCCGGTCTTGGCATGCTGCCCAAGCTGAATTTCGGCAGCCGCACCCGCAGGCGCAGGCTTGGCATAACCGCCCTGCGGCTTCCCCATTTTTTTATTCTGCCCATGAGTCTAAGTCCCCCCTGCATTCCTGCGGTCAAGCCGCCGCCCCTTACTATAGGCTATTCGGGAAGAGGACAAAAAAGAAGAACGCCTCTCACGGTGCGAAGTACCGTGAGAAACGTTCATGTCCATAATTTCTAAAGTTATTACTCCATCCGGCTCCGCTTATCCTCCTGCAGATGGGCCCAATGCCGCCGGATAAAAATGCCCAGCAAAATAATAATAAAAACCGCATACCAGGCAAGAAATCCGTTCCATTCCTCCCTGGGGACAACCAGTGAAGAGCCGATCGTTCCGAACAGCCAGATGAAGGACAGATTGCCGAGCACCGTACCCCAAATATAAGCCGAGGCTTTGATCGGCGAGACCGCCGCCATGAAATTGATTACGTTGCTGGGAACAATCGGAATGGTGCGAAGCAGCACCAGCGTCCAGATGCCGTAGCGGTCCAAATAACGCTGCCACTTGTCATAGCGCTTCAGCTTGGATCTCCATTTCTCGTCGAACCAGCCATAGAGGTACCGCCGGAAGAGAAAATACACGAGTATGGCGCCTAAATTACAAGCCAGCCAGCTGACCAGCATACCGCCGATCACATGGAATTCGGAGACATGCAGAACAATCAATATCGCCAGCGGGAAAAATCCGAACAAACTCTGCAGAATCGTGAGCGGAATCGTTGCTAACAGAATATACGGTCCGTTCAGCCCAAGACTTTGCAGCAGCCAATCAATCCAGCCGTTTATGACCTCCGTCATGGAGCCGTCCCCTTTCGTGACTCCTTTCAGCATCAGCTCCGCTGAGTCTTTATAAATCACTAATTCTTCAAGAAAAACACCCCTTACGGGGTGTTTGTTGATGATCCTGCTAAAGAATGTGTTATGGCGGGAACAATGTCCGGCTACAGGTTACAAAATTGTAGCCTTATGTTGACCTAATCATAGCACACATCTTAACCCGCTGCAAAATGACTCTGCAGTACCGGCACAGTTATTATTATTCTGCAGCAATCCAAGTATTCACTTTATCCTCATTCGCTTCTACCCAGCTCTTAGCAGCATCCTCAGGCGATTTCCCGGCTTGAATCTCCACCATGACCTGAGCCATTTCCTCAGGTGTCCATGTGAATTTATCGAGGAAGTTGTACACCTCCGGCATATCTTCTTTCAAACCTTTGCGTACCATAGTGTGAATCTGCTCTGCTCCGCCATATACGTTTTTGGGATCTTCCAGATACTTCAGATCCATATTGGCGAACATCCAGTGCGGCGTCCAGCCCGTTACTACAATCGGCTCATTATTGGTGTATGCCTTCCCCAATTCTTGAACCATAGCGGCCGACGAGCTTTCCAGCAGCTTATAATCACTCAGTTTATAGTCAGTGAGCGCCTTTTCGGTGGCCATCATAATTCCTGCTCCGGGTTCAATCCCGACAACCCGGTTGTTCAGCGCTGCTGCCATTTCCGGATTGTTCAAATCCTCAATGGAGTTGATGTCCATATAAGTGGGAACAACAAGACCTGTCTTGGTTCCTTTCAGGTTGGCCCCGAGATCCTCTATATCTTTTCCATACTGCTCCAGATAGGAAGCATGGGTGCTCGGCAGCCAGGCAGCTACCATTCCATCCGCACTTCCGTCCGCAACGCCGGCCCACATCGGTCCAGCATCAACCTGAAGCATTTCCACCTTCGCATCCAGCTTGGACTCCAGAACCTCTTTGACTACATACGTGCTGGCAATTTCCGAATCCCAGGCCACATATGCCAGCTTCACAGATTTTCCTTCACTTGATGAACAGCCGGCAATTGCAAATACCAGCAACGCCGTCAACAGCAATCCGAATCCTTTTTTCTTCATCTAAATAAAACACTCCCGTCATTATTGTTTAGGTTTAACCAGCTTCTGCGTCAAACGGTCAAGCAGGATCGCTATAATTACAATGGCAATCCCTGCTTCGAAGCCTGCGCCAGTCTTAGCCTGTGATACCGCCCGGTATACATAGGCCCCTACCCCTTGTGCGCCGATCATCGACGAAATGACGACCATCGACAGCGACAGCATAATCGTCTGATTAATGCCGGCCATAATCGTAGGCATGGCAATCGGAAGCTGCAGCTTAAACAGCTTCTGGCCCGCCGTCGAACCGAACGCATCCGCAGCCTCTACGAGTTCCGGCGAC carries:
- a CDS encoding TVP38/TMEM64 family protein translates to MTEVINGWIDWLLQSLGLNGPYILLATIPLTILQSLFGFFPLAILIVLHVSEFHVIGGMLVSWLACNLGAILVYFLFRRYLYGWFDEKWRSKLKRYDKWQRYLDRYGIWTLVLLRTIPIVPSNVINFMAAVSPIKASAYIWGTVLGNLSFIWLFGTIGSSLVVPREEWNGFLAWYAVFIIILLGIFIRRHWAHLQEDKRSRME
- a CDS encoding glycine betaine ABC transporter substrate-binding protein, giving the protein MKKKGFGLLLTALLVFAIAGCSSSEGKSVKLAYVAWDSEIASTYVVKEVLESKLDAKVEMLQVDAGPMWAGVADGSADGMVAAWLPSTHASYLEQYGKDIEDLGANLKGTKTGLVVPTYMDINSIEDLNNPEMAAALNNRVVGIEPGAGIMMATEKALTDYKLSDYKLLESSSAAMVQELGKAYTNNEPIVVTGWTPHWMFANMDLKYLEDPKNVYGGAEQIHTMVRKGLKEDMPEVYNFLDKFTWTPEEMAQVMVEIQAGKSPEDAAKSWVEANEDKVNTWIAAE
- the yunB gene encoding sporulation protein YunB; protein product: MGRIKKWGSRRAVMPSLRLRVRLPKFSLGSMPRPAGRSPAFKAKPAKPGIRAAGQGARFSPKRRGSGFSFSGGGERKKAVSVSVQKTQKPRRRGRFWIILSLLLILAVLQGLRYVEQHLKPPIIHLAQIRVKQIATESINKAITSQVADAGDAEALIDWKTDKEGKISGFMLNYREHMRITSQAAEVIQSTLQELHNQTERIPLGQALGSPLIASFGPDVPIKIEPQGAVKVELNTRQKNAGINMILVEVFIHVVTEVAVVIPFDMEPQVVDTEIPVSYLMVVGDVPMYYYDNQGQPVGENGNNAPGIAIPAPQASGEKSGTGEGGSDTDESGESKDPQSGSTNDPPASSNTSGNAGNAGNGGAAIEGGGE